In one Roseofilum reptotaenium CS-1145 genomic region, the following are encoded:
- the panB gene encoding 3-methyl-2-oxobutanoate hydroxymethyltransferase produces MGIATSQLVKRKRQGHPLVMLTAWDYPFAQLLDKAGVDLILVGDSLAMVALGHPTTLPVTLDQMIHHTQAVCRGVKEALVVCDLPFMSYQEGPIQALRSAGRVLKETQAGAVKLEGGYPEMIEIVHRLSLSGIPVVGHVGVTPQSVHRQGYRRQGKAQVEGDRILHEAIALSEAGAFTIILENITHDLAQKITKTLPIPTIGIGAGPHCDGQVLVTSDVLGLSSWQPPFAKVYANLHETITDAVKTFSQEVRDRQFP; encoded by the coding sequence ATGGGGATCGCAACCAGCCAATTAGTGAAACGCAAGCGTCAAGGTCATCCTCTGGTGATGCTCACAGCCTGGGATTATCCGTTTGCTCAACTGCTGGATAAGGCTGGGGTCGATCTGATTTTAGTCGGAGATTCTTTGGCCATGGTAGCGTTAGGTCATCCCACAACCCTACCGGTAACCTTGGATCAGATGATTCATCATACCCAAGCGGTCTGTCGAGGGGTGAAAGAAGCGTTGGTAGTGTGCGATCTCCCCTTTATGAGTTATCAAGAAGGCCCCATTCAGGCTTTAAGATCGGCGGGTCGAGTATTGAAGGAAACCCAAGCGGGGGCAGTGAAACTAGAGGGGGGCTATCCGGAAATGATCGAGATTGTCCATCGTTTAAGTTTAAGCGGTATTCCGGTCGTCGGTCATGTGGGAGTAACGCCTCAGTCCGTGCATCGACAGGGTTATCGCAGACAGGGGAAGGCACAAGTAGAAGGCGATCGCATTTTACACGAGGCGATCGCTCTTTCGGAAGCCGGAGCCTTTACCATTATCCTGGAAAATATCACCCACGATCTAGCCCAAAAAATCACCAAAACCCTTCCTATCCCCACTATTGGTATTGGTGCAGGACCCCATTGTGATGGCCAAGTGTTAGTCACAAGCGACGTTTTGGGACTCTCCAGTTGGCAACCCCCTTTTGCAAAAGTCTATGCTAATCTCCACGAGACGATTACCGATGCAGTGAAAACCTTTAGTCAGGAGGTGCGCGATCGCCAGTTTCCCTAA
- a CDS encoding YheT family hydrolase, whose product MIEYQPPFYFNDGLIQTVVVDYWYGKTWKKWGDRASWLSHLPQVPWQEQIFTGAEGVPFWGIWSCPTDAQGTIIFNTGIDGIVKNEWYAHLFARKAYQRNFAILLYDWRGHGKTAQLSPVPSSYGWREGQDQVHLAEQLTKLGCPTPVILTGASMGGQLALWGLNAAIETRCSLICGGATLSTNLESNLSLAHLRTTFMGRKIEQRFVRKFCAEAEKRRELFPQMLKPGAVERMTSVDRCDREMVIDYYGFNSIEDYYYQTSALYFLDRLTLPYLIIYAEDDPLFDPQIIPQMKERMAQNSHAHLILTKKGGHISHINKPNHSEDRFWGMNRLLEFCEVLLESYSSSIF is encoded by the coding sequence ATGATTGAATATCAACCTCCCTTCTACTTCAACGATGGTTTAATCCAAACCGTGGTTGTAGACTACTGGTATGGAAAAACATGGAAAAAATGGGGCGATCGCGCTTCTTGGTTAAGCCATCTCCCCCAAGTTCCTTGGCAAGAACAGATTTTCACAGGTGCTGAAGGCGTTCCCTTTTGGGGAATATGGAGTTGTCCCACCGATGCTCAAGGGACAATCATCTTCAATACGGGAATCGATGGCATTGTTAAGAATGAGTGGTACGCTCATTTATTCGCTCGCAAAGCTTATCAGCGTAATTTTGCCATTCTTCTCTACGATTGGCGAGGTCACGGAAAAACTGCCCAACTTTCCCCCGTCCCCTCCTCCTACGGTTGGCGAGAAGGACAAGACCAAGTTCATCTGGCAGAACAACTGACAAAACTCGGTTGTCCTACTCCAGTAATTCTCACCGGTGCATCGATGGGGGGACAATTAGCGTTATGGGGATTAAATGCAGCCATCGAAACCCGTTGTTCTCTCATCTGCGGCGGAGCGACTCTCTCTACAAATCTCGAATCTAACCTTTCTCTAGCCCATTTACGAACCACGTTCATGGGTCGAAAAATTGAGCAGCGTTTTGTGCGAAAATTTTGCGCCGAAGCCGAAAAACGGCGAGAACTCTTTCCCCAGATGTTAAAACCGGGTGCTGTGGAACGGATGACTTCAGTTGATCGGTGCGATCGCGAAATGGTCATCGACTACTACGGTTTTAACAGCATCGAAGACTATTATTACCAAACCAGCGCCCTGTACTTTTTGGATCGCTTAACCCTTCCCTACTTAATTATTTATGCCGAAGACGATCCCCTATTCGATCCGCAAATCATCCCGCAGATGAAAGAGCGCATGGCTCAAAATTCCCATGCTCATTTGATTCTGACAAAAAAAGGCGGTCATATCAGTCACATTAACAAACCCAACCATTCAGAAGATCGATTTTGGGGGATGAATCGATTACTAGAGTTTTGCGAAGTGCTACTTGAGAGCTATTCTTCGTCGATATTCTGA
- a CDS encoding glycosyltransferase family 4 protein — MIDRLLINLAVLMNKPTGISTYTLNILPYLRELNPTLLSARKLEGYSHYPIPGGQTPEQGAKGHLKRLFWTQFRLPKLYRQLQGNLLFSPLPEAPLYQGCRFVVMVHDLIPLRFPERRSPLTLYCQYYLPQVLNQATHIICNSQATANDIVDYFAIKAARITPILLGYDRDQFQPLNLPLSNYFLYVGRHANYKNLHRVIEAFAKLPHDQEYELWLVGPSDRRYTPSLIAQINELGVTKHVKFLDYVSSEQLPILMNQAIALIFPSLWEGFGLPVLEAMACGIPVITSNCSSLPEITADAAILVDPYQVPEMTAAMETLIHDSQAREDLSQASLKRAAQFSWSRTGQATCEVLKAYL, encoded by the coding sequence ATGATCGATCGTCTTTTAATTAACTTAGCTGTGCTAATGAACAAACCGACGGGAATTAGCACCTATACTCTGAATATTTTACCCTATCTGAGAGAGTTGAATCCAACCCTGTTAAGTGCCCGGAAGTTAGAGGGCTATTCCCATTATCCAATTCCAGGAGGACAAACGCCAGAACAGGGAGCTAAAGGTCATCTTAAACGGTTATTCTGGACTCAATTTAGGTTACCTAAACTTTATCGCCAGTTGCAAGGGAATTTACTCTTTTCTCCTCTACCCGAAGCGCCGTTATATCAGGGGTGTCGCTTTGTGGTCATGGTTCACGATCTGATTCCCTTGCGGTTTCCGGAAAGGCGATCGCCCCTTACTCTATATTGCCAGTATTATCTACCACAAGTTCTCAATCAAGCGACTCATATTATCTGTAATTCCCAGGCAACGGCCAATGATATTGTGGATTACTTTGCCATCAAAGCCGCTCGCATCACTCCTATTTTACTCGGTTACGATCGCGATCAGTTTCAGCCCTTAAATTTACCTCTTTCTAATTATTTTCTCTATGTTGGTCGTCATGCGAATTATAAAAATCTGCATCGGGTGATTGAGGCATTTGCAAAGCTACCCCACGATCAAGAATACGAGTTGTGGTTAGTGGGACCAAGCGATCGCCGCTACACCCCCAGTTTAATCGCTCAAATAAACGAACTCGGAGTAACGAAGCACGTGAAATTCCTTGACTATGTGTCATCAGAACAACTTCCTATACTGATGAATCAGGCGATCGCCCTCATTTTTCCCAGTCTCTGGGAAGGCTTTGGTTTACCCGTCCTCGAAGCCATGGCTTGTGGAATTCCAGTCATTACCTCTAACTGCTCATCCCTTCCTGAAATTACGGCAGATGCGGCAATTTTAGTCGATCCCTATCAGGTGCCAGAAATGACTGCTGCCATGGAAACCCTAATTCACGATTCTCAAGCACGAGAAGATCTGAGTCAAGCGAGTCTCAAAAGAGCAGCACAATTTAGCTGGTCTCGTACTGGACAGGCTACTTGTGAAGTGTTGAAAGCCTATCTTTAG
- a CDS encoding DUF928 domain-containing protein codes for MFDFLPLSLSLCRRCMAIATITSLVGLSLNWDLSVAIAQTSSESEQIVYVPQLQDWEDPPPGLPSRRESAGSRTGCTMKAETGGEYQALSSIMPRHSFGLTTQAYPTLYFYVPPNQSEVVEFALEDETGNEVYKVGLSLKQQSGLVAVNLADLPNAPSLEVNQVYVGYFQLNCNGQWLDHVATGIKRIPLEPMHQEQLTQGAIADQIRFYIQNGIWYDLLQTLIEAYPHHPNIPLNLNTLFSTQAIELEHLLPVINPSQPIILISIKN; via the coding sequence ATGTTTGACTTCCTTCCTTTATCCTTAAGTTTATGCCGACGGTGTATGGCGATCGCCACGATTACCTCTCTAGTTGGTTTATCCTTAAATTGGGATCTATCTGTGGCGATCGCTCAAACCTCTTCAGAAAGCGAACAAATTGTCTATGTTCCCCAATTGCAAGACTGGGAAGACCCACCCCCGGGTCTCCCTAGTCGCCGTGAAAGCGCCGGAAGTCGTACAGGCTGCACGATGAAAGCCGAGACCGGTGGAGAATACCAAGCCTTAAGCTCAATTATGCCCAGACATAGCTTTGGGTTGACAACCCAAGCTTATCCTACCCTTTATTTCTATGTTCCTCCCAATCAATCAGAGGTTGTAGAGTTTGCTTTGGAGGACGAAACGGGTAATGAAGTTTATAAAGTAGGGTTGAGTCTGAAACAACAGTCTGGATTAGTCGCTGTTAATCTTGCTGACTTACCGAATGCACCAAGCTTAGAGGTCAACCAGGTTTATGTTGGCTATTTTCAATTGAACTGCAATGGACAATGGTTAGATCATGTGGCAACGGGAATCAAACGCATTCCGTTAGAGCCAATGCACCAAGAACAATTAACACAAGGGGCGATCGCCGATCAAATTAGATTTTATATCCAAAATGGAATATGGTATGACCTCCTACAAACCCTGATCGAAGCTTATCCGCATCACCCAAATATTCCTCTGAATTTAAATACCCTATTTTCCACTCAGGCAATTGAACTTGAACATCTACTACCCGTGATTAACCCTTCCCAGCCCATTATCCTCATATCCATTAAAAATTAA
- a CDS encoding NAD(P)H-dependent oxidoreductase encodes MDILIVHAHHEPQSFSSALYRQAETTLKALGHTVETSDLYQMGFDPVSDRRNFTSVHDPEYLKQQLEERHASEVNGFASDIEAEMQKLERCDALIFNFPLWWFGMPAILKGWCDRVLAMGRIYGGPKLYENGVGQSTKRGLAIVTTGGGQTAYDGWGLNPGMDIVLAPIQHGIFWFNGFLPLEPFIVWSPVRISQEERVAYLEQLDEKLQSLFDEQPLQLAKMEDFPNWGHDTQKRFMVVGSRKREIDEKYMTLVSAELEMVARWRKEGKILNFTIANPKSPNWRGFVTMRGRDRQEIETLLSQLPLIDYLTFEITELMYLPGF; translated from the coding sequence ATGGATATTCTCATTGTTCACGCTCATCATGAACCTCAAAGCTTTTCCTCTGCACTGTACCGACAGGCAGAAACCACTCTCAAGGCATTGGGCCATACGGTAGAAACTTCTGATTTGTATCAAATGGGATTCGATCCTGTCTCCGATCGCCGCAATTTTACCTCAGTCCACGACCCAGAGTATCTCAAGCAGCAGCTCGAAGAGCGACATGCGAGCGAAGTGAATGGCTTTGCCTCCGATATTGAGGCAGAAATGCAGAAACTAGAACGTTGCGATGCACTGATTTTTAACTTTCCCCTCTGGTGGTTTGGAATGCCTGCGATCCTTAAAGGTTGGTGCGATCGCGTTTTAGCTATGGGGCGAATTTATGGCGGGCCGAAACTATACGAAAATGGTGTAGGTCAATCTACTAAACGGGGTTTAGCGATCGTGACTACTGGGGGTGGCCAGACCGCTTATGATGGTTGGGGATTAAATCCAGGAATGGATATCGTTCTGGCTCCTATCCAGCATGGTATTTTCTGGTTTAATGGCTTTTTGCCTCTCGAACCCTTCATCGTTTGGTCTCCAGTCCGCATCAGTCAAGAAGAGCGAGTGGCTTACTTGGAACAGCTTGATGAGAAACTCCAATCCTTGTTTGACGAACAACCTCTACAGTTAGCGAAAATGGAAGATTTTCCCAACTGGGGACATGATACCCAAAAACGCTTTATGGTAGTCGGAAGTCGCAAACGGGAAATAGATGAGAAATATATGACGTTGGTTTCTGCGGAACTGGAGATGGTTGCCCGGTGGCGCAAGGAAGGCAAGATACTTAATTTTACAATTGCTAACCCGAAATCTCCCAATTGGCGAGGGTTTGTGACCATGCGAGGGCGCGATCGCCAGGAAATCGAAACTCTTTTAAGCCAATTGCCTCTGATTGACTATCTGACCTTTGAAATTACTGAACTCATGTATTTACCTGGATTCTGA
- a CDS encoding glycosyltransferase — MLYLLIINYYSTDLIQLLLKSIPAPDLANLHILIVNNSPDDLTLQPLTPIYPNLTLLSAPENLGFGGGCNLGLNWIYERDPHSIVWLINPDTTLVDAAIPYIHTCFAEHPHLAILGTQIQDSQGNSWFTQGQFNRWLGSLPHQRPIASLENPPAKIIPSRWVSGCSLILNLAQFESCPQFDTHYFLYYEDNDLCERYFKQGYFIAVTQTILVTHQVSATSDRNLKAKLHHATFSKLYFLQQHGTPLALLLNLGYLSLKIILNWIKQNPDNYQGRWQGLQQFLQSRVSHPS, encoded by the coding sequence ATGCTATACCTGTTAATCATTAATTATTACTCTACAGACTTAATTCAATTACTCCTTAAGTCCATTCCAGCACCAGATTTAGCGAACCTGCATATCCTGATCGTCAATAATTCTCCAGACGATCTAACTCTTCAACCCCTAACCCCAATCTATCCCAACTTAACCCTGCTGAGTGCACCTGAAAACTTAGGCTTTGGAGGGGGTTGTAATTTAGGATTAAACTGGATTTATGAGCGCGATCCTCACAGCATTGTTTGGTTAATCAATCCGGATACTACCTTAGTTGATGCTGCCATTCCCTACATTCACACCTGCTTTGCAGAACATCCTCACTTAGCCATTTTAGGGACTCAAATTCAAGACAGCCAAGGAAATTCCTGGTTTACCCAAGGACAATTTAATCGATGGCTCGGATCGCTCCCCCATCAACGTCCCATTGCCTCCTTAGAAAACCCGCCTGCTAAAATTATTCCCTCTCGCTGGGTATCCGGATGTAGCCTGATTCTCAATTTAGCCCAATTTGAATCTTGTCCCCAATTCGATACCCATTATTTTCTCTACTATGAAGACAACGATCTATGCGAGCGCTATTTCAAACAAGGATATTTTATTGCCGTCACTCAGACGATCTTAGTCACCCATCAAGTGTCTGCAACTAGCGATCGCAACCTTAAAGCGAAACTTCATCACGCCACCTTTAGCAAACTCTATTTCTTACAGCAACATGGAACCCCTCTAGCCTTGCTCTTAAACTTGGGTTATCTGAGCCTAAAAATTATCCTCAATTGGATTAAGCAAAATCCCGATAACTACCAAGGACGTTGGCAAGGCTTACAGCAATTTTTGCAATCCAGAGTTTCTCATCCGAGTTGA